A genomic region of Streptomyces rimosus contains the following coding sequences:
- a CDS encoding family 4 glycosyl hydrolase, giving the protein MRLTILGGGGFRVPLVHRALLDDPAQAVSEVTLYDTDARRVAVIASVLARQAERRSGPGKPPPVRVRIADSLDDALRGTDFVFSAIRVGGTAGRIADERIPLDAGVLGQETVGAGGVLYGLRTVPVALRIAERVAALAPDAWVVNFTNPAGTVTEAMSQVLGERVIGICDSPVGLVRRAARAAGADPDRVTYDYVGLNHLGWLRSLTGEDGTDLLGGLLADPDALTSFEEGKLFGAEWLRALGSIPNEYLHYYYFRRETLSSLVNTEETRGEFLDQQQGGFFEAASGVSPGEAYALWERTRLEREETYMAHSREATGGWQRDTCDLEGGGYDRVALAVMRAIAGDRHARLILNVRNGSTVPQLAPEAVIETVCEVDARGARPLPCAPLREDQLGLMLQLKAVELATVEAAEFKDRDAALRAMALHPLVDSPAVAARILERAATTGI; this is encoded by the coding sequence ATGAGGCTCACGATTTTGGGCGGCGGGGGTTTCCGGGTACCGCTCGTGCACCGCGCGCTCCTGGACGATCCCGCGCAGGCCGTCTCCGAGGTCACGCTGTACGACACCGACGCGCGGCGGGTGGCCGTGATCGCCTCCGTGCTGGCCCGGCAGGCGGAGCGGCGGAGCGGGCCGGGCAAGCCCCCTCCCGTCCGCGTACGGATCGCCGATTCGCTGGACGACGCGCTGCGCGGCACCGACTTCGTGTTCTCCGCGATCCGGGTCGGCGGCACCGCGGGCCGGATCGCGGACGAGCGGATTCCGCTGGACGCGGGGGTGCTGGGGCAGGAGACGGTGGGCGCGGGCGGCGTGCTGTACGGGCTGCGCACGGTGCCCGTGGCGCTGCGGATCGCCGAGCGGGTGGCGGCGCTGGCACCGGACGCCTGGGTCGTGAACTTCACCAATCCGGCCGGGACGGTGACCGAGGCGATGTCCCAGGTGCTGGGCGAGCGGGTGATCGGGATCTGTGACTCGCCGGTGGGGCTGGTGCGGCGGGCGGCGCGGGCCGCGGGCGCCGATCCGGACCGGGTGACGTACGACTACGTCGGCCTCAACCACCTGGGCTGGCTGCGCTCGCTGACCGGTGAGGACGGTACGGATCTGCTGGGCGGCCTGCTGGCCGATCCCGACGCGCTCACCTCCTTCGAGGAGGGCAAGCTCTTCGGCGCGGAGTGGCTGCGGGCGCTGGGCTCGATCCCCAACGAATACCTGCACTACTACTACTTCCGCCGCGAGACGCTCTCCTCTCTGGTGAACACCGAGGAGACGCGCGGGGAGTTCCTGGACCAGCAGCAGGGCGGCTTCTTCGAGGCGGCTTCCGGTGTCTCTCCCGGGGAGGCGTACGCGCTGTGGGAGCGGACCCGGCTGGAGCGCGAGGAGACGTACATGGCGCACAGCCGGGAGGCGACCGGCGGCTGGCAGCGCGACACCTGTGATCTGGAGGGCGGCGGTTACGACCGGGTGGCTCTGGCGGTCATGCGCGCCATCGCGGGCGACCGGCACGCGCGCCTGATCCTGAACGTACGCAACGGCTCGACCGTGCCGCAGCTCGCGCCCGAGGCGGTCATCGAGACGGTGTGCGAGGTGGACGCGCGGGGCGCCCGGCCGCTGCCGTGCGCCCCCCTGCGCGAGGATCAGCTGGGGCTGATGCTCCAGCTCAAGGCCGTGGAGCTGGCGACCGTCGAGGCGGCGGAGTTCAAGGACCGGGACGCGGCGCTGCGCGCGATGGCGCTGCACCCGCTGGTGGACTCACCGGCCGTGGCCGCCCGCATTCTGGAGCGGGCGGCCACCACCGGTATCTGA
- a CDS encoding S-(hydroxymethyl)mycothiol dehydrogenase has protein sequence MAQEVRGVIAPGKNEPVRLETILVPDPGPGEAVVKVQACGVCHTDLHYKQGGINDDFPFLLGHEAAGIVEAVGAGVTDVEPGDFVILNWRAVCGKCRACKRGRPQYCFDTHNARQKMTLKDGTELTPALGIGAFADKTLVAAGQCTKVDPEMSPAVAGLLGCGVMAGIGAAINTGAVGRGDSVAVIGCGGVGDAAIVGARLAGASRIIAVDVEDRKLSMAKTMGATHTVNSRAADPVEAIRELTDGFGADVVIDAVGRPETYRQAFYARDLAGTVVLVGVPTPEMKLELPLLDVFGRGGALKSSWYGDCLPSRDFPMLVDLHQQGRIDLAGFVTETIGIEDVEQAFERMHRGDVLRSVVTL, from the coding sequence ATGGCACAGGAAGTGCGTGGCGTCATCGCGCCGGGGAAGAACGAGCCGGTGCGGCTGGAGACGATCCTGGTGCCGGACCCCGGGCCGGGCGAAGCCGTGGTGAAGGTGCAGGCGTGCGGGGTCTGCCACACCGACCTGCACTACAAGCAGGGCGGGATCAACGACGACTTCCCGTTCCTGCTCGGGCATGAGGCGGCCGGCATCGTGGAGGCCGTGGGCGCGGGCGTCACCGACGTGGAGCCCGGCGACTTCGTGATCCTCAACTGGCGCGCGGTCTGCGGCAAGTGCCGGGCCTGCAAGCGCGGCCGCCCGCAGTACTGCTTCGACACCCACAACGCCCGCCAGAAGATGACGCTCAAGGACGGCACGGAGCTGACGCCCGCGCTCGGCATCGGCGCCTTCGCTGACAAGACGCTGGTCGCGGCCGGACAGTGCACCAAGGTCGACCCGGAGATGTCCCCGGCCGTGGCCGGACTGCTCGGCTGCGGTGTGATGGCCGGCATCGGCGCGGCCATCAACACCGGCGCGGTGGGCCGCGGCGACTCCGTCGCGGTGATCGGCTGCGGCGGCGTGGGCGACGCGGCGATCGTCGGCGCGCGGCTGGCCGGCGCGTCCCGGATCATCGCCGTGGACGTGGAGGACCGCAAGCTCTCCATGGCCAAGACGATGGGCGCCACCCACACCGTCAACTCGCGCGCAGCCGACCCGGTCGAGGCGATCCGCGAGCTGACCGACGGCTTCGGCGCCGATGTGGTGATCGACGCGGTGGGGCGCCCCGAGACGTACCGGCAGGCGTTCTACGCCCGCGACCTGGCCGGCACGGTCGTGCTGGTCGGCGTGCCGACGCCGGAGATGAAGCTGGAGCTGCCGCTGCTGGACGTGTTCGGCCGCGGCGGTGCGCTGAAGTCGTCCTGGTACGGCGACTGCCTGCCGTCCCGCGACTTCCCGATGCTGGTCGACCTGCACCAGCAGGGCCGCATCGACCTGGCCGGCTTCGTGACGGAGACGATCGGCATCGAGGACGTGGAGCAGGCGTTCGAGCGGATGCACCGCGGCGACGTGCTGCGCTCGGTGGTGACGCTCTGA
- a CDS encoding hemolysin family protein codes for MTTQLIAVAVLLVVVAWLAACAEAGLARTTSFRAEEAVRSGRRGSGKLAAVAADPVRYLNVALLVRVGCEMAAGVLVTYACLRSFEETWQALTVAIAVMVLVSYVAVGVSPRTIGRQHPLNTATAAAYVLLPLARIMGPIPRLLILLGNALTPGKGFRQGPFASEAELRSLVDLAEKESLIEDEERRMVHSVFQLGDTLVREVMVPRTDLISVERFKTIRQALTLALRSGFSRIPVTGENEDDVVGIVYVKDLARKVHISRDAETELVSTAMRPAVFVPDTKNAGDLLREMQQDRNHVAVVIDEYGGTAGIVTIEDILEEIVGEITDEYDRELPPVEDLGDGRYRVTARLDIGDLGELYGLAELDDEDVETVGGLLAKHLGRVPIAGATAEIDLSDNPSALSPKALRLTAEAPAGRRNKIVTVLCEPVRGEGEAESGQD; via the coding sequence GTGACCACCCAGTTGATCGCGGTCGCGGTCCTCCTCGTCGTTGTCGCCTGGCTCGCGGCCTGCGCCGAGGCGGGCCTCGCCCGTACGACGAGCTTCCGGGCCGAGGAGGCCGTACGGTCGGGGCGGCGCGGCAGCGGCAAGCTGGCCGCCGTCGCGGCCGACCCCGTCCGCTATCTGAACGTGGCGCTGCTGGTGCGCGTCGGCTGCGAGATGGCGGCCGGGGTGCTGGTGACGTACGCCTGTCTGCGCTCCTTCGAGGAGACCTGGCAGGCGCTGACCGTGGCCATCGCGGTGATGGTGCTGGTCTCGTACGTCGCGGTCGGCGTCTCGCCCCGTACGATCGGCCGCCAGCACCCGCTGAACACCGCCACCGCCGCGGCGTACGTCCTGCTGCCGCTGGCCCGGATCATGGGCCCGATCCCGCGGCTGCTGATCCTCCTGGGCAACGCGCTCACCCCCGGCAAGGGCTTCCGCCAGGGACCCTTCGCCTCCGAGGCCGAGCTGCGCTCGCTGGTGGACCTCGCGGAGAAGGAGTCGCTGATCGAGGACGAGGAGCGCCGGATGGTGCACTCCGTCTTCCAGCTCGGCGACACCCTCGTACGCGAGGTGATGGTGCCGCGTACGGACCTGATCTCGGTCGAGCGCTTCAAGACCATCCGCCAGGCGCTGACCCTCGCGCTGCGCTCCGGTTTCTCCCGTATCCCGGTGACCGGCGAGAACGAGGACGACGTGGTCGGCATCGTGTACGTCAAGGACCTCGCCCGCAAGGTGCACATCAGCCGGGACGCCGAGACGGAGCTGGTCTCCACGGCGATGCGCCCCGCGGTCTTCGTGCCCGACACCAAGAACGCCGGTGACCTGCTGCGCGAGATGCAGCAGGACCGCAACCACGTCGCGGTCGTCATCGACGAGTACGGCGGCACGGCCGGCATCGTGACGATCGAGGACATCCTGGAGGAGATCGTCGGTGAGATCACCGACGAGTACGACCGGGAGCTGCCGCCCGTCGAGGACCTCGGCGACGGCCGCTACCGGGTCACCGCCCGGCTGGACATCGGCGACCTCGGCGAGCTGTACGGCTTGGCGGAACTGGACGACGAGGACGTGGAGACGGTCGGCGGCCTGCTCGCCAAGCACCTGGGCCGCGTCCCGATCGCGGGTGCCACCGCCGAGATCGACCTCAGCGACAACCCGTCCGCGCTGTCGCCGAAGGCGCTGCGGCTGACCGCCGAGGCCCCGGCCGGCCGTCGGAACAAGATCGTCACGGTGCTCTGCGAGCCGGTCAGGGGCGAGGGGGAAGCGGAGTCCGGTCAGGACTGA
- a CDS encoding enolase C-terminal domain-like protein, translating to MDGHRLRTETQPTPPPRPAGAPPPTTITAVHLTPVLVADPPLLNVQGVHQPHTPRLIIEVTTAGGATGLGETYGDTVYLDLARPLADALIGRQVTELNTLPLLAAEVCGDSPAATGAEDVTAGGLRGVRTADKLRLSVLSGFEVACLDAWGRHAGLPVHALLGGKVRDHVEYSAYLFYRWAAHPGGRGEPDDWGAALDPPGIVTQARRFRDTYGFRSFKLKGGVFEPAQEIAAIRALAAAFPGHPLRLDPNGAWSVPTSLHVARELDDVLEYLEDPTSTTAHMAEVASRTDLPLATNMCVTTFAEIREAFTRDAVQVVLADHHYWGGLRNTRELAAVCRTFGVALSMHSNTHLGISLAAMTHVAATVPDLAYACDTHYPWQTEDVLTERLTFRDGRLPVSDTPGLGVTLDRDRLAALHARWLADDGTLRDRDDAAAMRAADPGWVVPQVPRW from the coding sequence ATGGATGGACACCGTCTACGTACGGAAACGCAGCCCACGCCTCCTCCCCGGCCGGCCGGCGCGCCGCCGCCCACCACCATCACCGCCGTCCACCTCACCCCGGTCCTCGTCGCCGACCCGCCCCTGCTCAACGTCCAGGGCGTCCACCAGCCCCACACCCCCCGCCTGATCATCGAAGTGACCACGGCGGGCGGTGCGACCGGCCTCGGCGAGACCTACGGCGACACCGTGTACCTCGACCTCGCCCGGCCCCTGGCCGACGCGCTGATCGGCCGTCAGGTCACGGAGCTGAACACGCTGCCGCTGCTCGCGGCCGAGGTCTGCGGCGACTCCCCGGCGGCCACCGGCGCCGAGGACGTCACCGCGGGCGGCCTGCGCGGCGTGCGCACCGCCGACAAGCTGCGCCTGTCCGTCCTCTCCGGCTTCGAGGTGGCCTGCCTGGACGCATGGGGCCGGCACGCCGGGCTGCCCGTGCACGCCCTGCTCGGCGGCAAGGTCCGCGACCACGTCGAGTACAGCGCGTACCTCTTCTACCGCTGGGCCGCCCACCCCGGCGGCCGCGGCGAGCCGGACGACTGGGGCGCGGCCCTCGACCCGCCCGGCATCGTCACCCAGGCCCGCCGCTTCCGCGATACGTACGGCTTCCGCTCCTTCAAGCTCAAGGGCGGCGTCTTCGAACCCGCACAGGAGATCGCCGCGATCCGGGCCCTGGCCGCCGCCTTCCCCGGCCATCCCCTGCGCCTCGACCCGAACGGCGCCTGGAGCGTCCCCACGTCCCTCCATGTGGCCCGCGAACTCGATGATGTCCTCGAGTACTTGGAGGACCCCACCAGTACCACCGCCCACATGGCCGAGGTCGCGTCCCGCACGGACCTCCCGCTGGCCACGAACATGTGCGTCACCACCTTCGCCGAGATCCGCGAAGCCTTCACCCGCGACGCCGTCCAGGTCGTCCTCGCCGACCACCACTACTGGGGCGGCCTGCGCAACACCCGTGAACTGGCCGCCGTCTGCCGTACCTTCGGCGTCGCCCTGTCCATGCACTCCAACACCCACCTCGGCATCAGCCTCGCCGCCATGACCCACGTCGCCGCGACGGTGCCGGACCTCGCGTACGCCTGCGACACCCACTACCCCTGGCAGACGGAGGACGTGCTCACCGAACGCCTCACCTTCCGGGACGGCCGCCTCCCGGTCTCCGACACGCCCGGCCTCGGCGTCACCCTCGACCGCGACCGCCTCGCGGCCCTCCACGCACGCTGGCTCGCCGACGACGGCACCCTGCGCGACCGCGACGACGCGGCGGCGATGCGGGCCGCCGATCCGGGGTGGGTGGTGCCCCAGGTGCCACGGTGGTGA
- a CDS encoding carbohydrate kinase family protein, giving the protein MSAHDVQRTPGNGTGGHVPPGPAPALDPLAAVRADGDPATDVYLTGTVFLDIIFTGLDSAPVRGTESWARGMGSSPGGVANMATALARLGLRTSLAAAFGDDMYGEYCWEALERGEHVDLSMSRTVAGWHSPVTVSMAYEGERTMVSHGHEAPSGPARTAFDGKHAPGCPPPSRACVASLTPGSPEGWLGCAARRGSRIFADVGWDDTGRWDPADLAELEHCEAFLPNAEEAMRYTRLDCPRAAARKLADLVPVAVVTLGAEGAYAVDGRTGETAEVPAIAVEAMDPTGAGDVFVAGFVTGSLAGWPLADRLAFAGLTAALSVQEFGGSLSAPGWVEIAAWWQRVTAAGAYGRTPDGGPARACDVQDAAALRRRYAFLDALLPTAARSWPLARALPTIGFRRPA; this is encoded by the coding sequence GTGAGCGCACACGATGTCCAGCGGACCCCCGGAAACGGAACGGGCGGCCACGTCCCGCCGGGCCCCGCGCCCGCGCTCGACCCGCTCGCCGCCGTACGCGCCGACGGCGACCCGGCCACTGACGTCTACCTCACCGGCACGGTCTTCCTGGACATCATCTTCACCGGCCTGGACTCGGCCCCCGTACGCGGCACGGAGTCCTGGGCCCGCGGCATGGGCTCCAGCCCCGGCGGCGTCGCCAACATGGCCACCGCGCTCGCCCGCCTGGGCCTGCGCACCTCGCTCGCCGCGGCCTTCGGCGACGACATGTACGGCGAGTACTGCTGGGAGGCCCTGGAGCGCGGCGAGCACGTCGATCTGTCGATGTCCCGCACCGTCGCCGGCTGGCACTCACCGGTCACCGTCTCCATGGCGTACGAGGGCGAACGCACGATGGTCTCGCACGGCCACGAGGCGCCCAGCGGACCCGCCCGCACCGCCTTCGACGGCAAGCACGCGCCAGGCTGCCCGCCGCCGTCCCGGGCCTGCGTCGCCTCGCTGACACCCGGCAGCCCCGAGGGCTGGCTCGGCTGCGCCGCCCGCCGCGGCAGCCGGATCTTCGCCGACGTCGGCTGGGACGACACCGGCCGCTGGGACCCGGCCGACCTCGCCGAACTGGAGCACTGCGAGGCGTTCCTGCCCAACGCCGAGGAGGCGATGCGCTACACCCGCCTGGACTGCCCGCGCGCCGCCGCCCGCAAGCTGGCCGACCTGGTGCCGGTCGCCGTGGTCACCCTGGGCGCCGAGGGCGCGTACGCGGTCGACGGGCGCACCGGCGAGACCGCCGAGGTGCCCGCCATCGCGGTCGAGGCGATGGACCCCACCGGCGCCGGCGACGTGTTCGTGGCGGGCTTCGTCACCGGCTCGCTGGCCGGCTGGCCGCTGGCCGACCGGCTCGCCTTCGCCGGACTCACCGCCGCCCTCTCCGTACAGGAATTCGGCGGCTCGCTGTCCGCGCCGGGCTGGGTGGAGATCGCGGCGTGGTGGCAGCGGGTGACCGCGGCGGGGGCGTACGGACGCACGCCGGACGGCGGCCCGGCGCGCGCCTGCGATGTCCAGGACGCCGCCGCGCTCCGCCGCCGCTACGCCTTCCTGGACGCGCTGCTGCCCACCGCCGCCCGCAGCTGGCCGCTCGCCCGCGCGCTCCCGACCATCGGATTCCGCCGCCCCGCGTGA
- the ybeY gene encoding rRNA maturation RNase YbeY codes for MSIDVNNESGTDIDEQAILDVARYAVARMRIHPLSELSVIVVDADAMEQLHLQWMDLPGPTDVMSFPMDELRPPAKDDEEPPQGLLGDIVLCPEVAKKQGEEAPTRHSMDEELQLLTVHGVLHLLGYDHEEPSEKAEMFGLQAAIIDGWRAERGLTGPSPAPTVT; via the coding sequence ATGTCGATCGACGTCAACAACGAGTCCGGTACGGACATCGACGAGCAGGCGATCCTGGATGTCGCCCGCTATGCCGTGGCCCGGATGCGTATCCACCCGCTCTCCGAGCTGTCGGTCATCGTCGTGGACGCCGACGCCATGGAACAGCTCCACCTCCAGTGGATGGACCTCCCCGGTCCGACCGATGTCATGTCCTTCCCGATGGACGAGCTGCGTCCGCCGGCCAAGGACGACGAGGAGCCCCCGCAGGGGCTCCTCGGTGACATCGTGCTGTGCCCGGAGGTCGCCAAGAAGCAGGGCGAGGAGGCGCCGACCCGGCACAGCATGGACGAGGAGCTCCAGCTGCTGACCGTGCACGGCGTGCTGCACCTGCTCGGGTACGACCACGAGGAGCCCTCCGAGAAGGCCGAGATGTTCGGCCTCCAGGCGGCGATCATCGACGGCTGGCGCGCCGAGCGCGGGCTGACCGGGCCCTCGCCGGCCCCGACCGTCACCTGA
- a CDS encoding ribonuclease Z, with protein MSVREFVVLGTASQVPTRHRNHNGYLLRWDGEGILFDPGEGTQRQMLRAGVAAHDINRICVTHFHGDHSLGLAGVIQRINLDRVPHPVTAHFPASGRRFFDRLRYATAYRETVRLAEEPVAADGVLADTPSYTLEARKLSHPVEAYGYRLTEPDGRRMLPEKLAAHGIAGPDVGRLQREGALNGVTLDEVSEVRRGQRFAFIMDTRLCDGVHALAEGCDLLVIESTFLDEDVRLATEHGHLTAGQAARVAADAGVRHLVLTHFSQRYSDPSEFERQARSAGFEGELTIARDLMRVPVPKRT; from the coding sequence TTGTCCGTACGCGAATTCGTCGTCCTCGGCACCGCCAGCCAGGTGCCCACCCGGCACCGCAACCACAACGGCTATCTGCTGCGCTGGGACGGCGAAGGCATCCTCTTCGACCCCGGTGAGGGCACCCAGCGGCAGATGCTGCGTGCCGGGGTCGCCGCGCACGACATCAACCGGATCTGCGTCACCCACTTCCACGGCGACCACTCGCTCGGGCTCGCCGGGGTCATCCAGCGCATCAACCTGGACCGGGTGCCGCACCCGGTCACCGCGCACTTCCCGGCGAGCGGCCGGCGCTTCTTCGACCGGCTGCGGTACGCCACCGCCTACCGGGAGACGGTGCGGCTGGCCGAGGAGCCGGTGGCGGCCGACGGGGTACTGGCCGACACGCCCTCGTACACCCTGGAGGCGCGCAAGCTGTCCCACCCGGTCGAGGCGTACGGCTACCGTCTGACCGAGCCGGACGGGCGCCGGATGCTGCCGGAGAAGCTCGCCGCGCACGGCATCGCCGGACCGGACGTCGGCCGGCTCCAGCGGGAGGGCGCGCTGAACGGCGTCACCCTCGACGAGGTCAGCGAGGTCCGGCGCGGCCAGCGCTTCGCCTTCATCATGGACACCCGGCTGTGCGACGGGGTGCACGCGCTCGCCGAGGGCTGCGACCTGCTCGTCATCGAGTCCACGTTCCTGGACGAGGACGTACGGCTGGCCACCGAACACGGCCATCTGACGGCGGGCCAGGCGGCGCGCGTCGCCGCCGACGCGGGCGTACGCCACCTGGTCCTCACGCACTTCTCGCAGCGCTACTCGGACCCCTCGGAGTTCGAGCGCCAGGCCCGGTCCGCGGGCTTCGAAGGAGAGCTGACGATCGCCCGCGACCTGATGCGCGTCCCGGTCCCCAAGCGCACCTGA
- a CDS encoding PhoH family protein — MTQTPTRPQAHAQFTVPAKHPMVTVLGSGDALLRVIENAFPATDIHVRGNEIRATGDPAEVALIQRLFDEMMLVLRTGQPMTEDAVERSIGMLRSAADGGGASSETPAEVLTQNILSNRGRTIRPKTLNQKRYVDAIDQHTVVFGIGPAGTGKTYLAMAKAVQALQSKQVNRIILTRPAVEAGERLGFLPGTLYEKIDPYLRPLYDALHDMLDPDSIPRLMAAGTIEVAPLAYMRGRTLNDAFIILDEAQNTNPEQMKMFLTRLGFDSKIVITGDITQIDLPGGTKSGLKQVQEILEGLDDVHFSRLTSQDVVRHKLVGRIVDAYEKYDSQNGRRT, encoded by the coding sequence ATGACTCAGACACCTACACGACCGCAGGCGCACGCCCAGTTCACCGTCCCCGCCAAGCACCCGATGGTGACGGTCCTGGGGTCCGGAGACGCCCTGCTGCGGGTCATCGAGAACGCCTTCCCGGCCACCGACATCCACGTACGCGGCAACGAGATCCGGGCAACCGGCGACCCCGCGGAAGTGGCCCTCATCCAGCGCCTCTTCGACGAGATGATGCTCGTCCTGCGCACCGGTCAGCCGATGACGGAGGACGCGGTGGAGCGCTCCATCGGCATGCTGCGCTCCGCGGCGGACGGCGGGGGCGCGTCGAGCGAGACCCCCGCCGAGGTGCTCACCCAGAACATCCTGTCCAACCGCGGCCGCACCATCCGCCCGAAGACCCTCAACCAGAAGCGCTACGTCGACGCCATCGACCAGCACACGGTCGTCTTCGGCATCGGCCCCGCCGGCACCGGCAAGACCTACCTCGCCATGGCCAAGGCGGTACAGGCCCTCCAGTCCAAGCAGGTCAACCGCATCATCCTGACCCGCCCCGCCGTAGAGGCCGGCGAACGCCTCGGCTTCCTCCCCGGCACCCTCTACGAAAAGATCGACCCGTACCTCCGCCCGCTGTACGACGCCCTCCACGACATGCTCGACCCGGACTCGATTCCGCGGCTGATGGCGGCGGGGACGATCGAGGTGGCGCCGCTCGCATATATGCGGGGAAGGACGCTTAATGACGCCTTCATCATCCTCGACGAGGCCCAGAACACGAACCCCGAGCAGATGAAGATGTTCCTCACCCGGCTCGGCTTCGATTCGAAGATCGTGATCACGGGTGACATCACGCAGATCGACCTGCCGGGCGGCACGAAGAGCGGTCTCAAGCAGGTGCAGGAGATTCTGGAGGGGCTGGACGACGTGCATTTCTCGCGTCTCACCAGCCAGGATGTCGTCCGGCACAAGCTGGTCGGCCGTATTGTCGACGCGTACGAGAAGTACGACAGCCAAAACGGCCGGCGAACCTGA
- a CDS encoding MBL fold metallo-hydrolase, translated as MAARIDHLVTSGTFSLDGGTWDVDNNVWIVGDDIEAIVIDAAHDADAIHEALDGRTLRAIICTHAHNDHIDAAPALANRTGAMIHLHPDDLPLWKQTHPDRAPDESLADGQVLTIGGVDLTVLHTPGHAPGAVCLYAPELGEHGTVFTGDTLFQGGPGATGRSFSDFPTIVDSIRERLLTLPPRTEVRTGHGDGTTIGAEAPHLDEWIKRGH; from the coding sequence ATGGCGGCCCGCATCGACCATCTCGTCACCTCCGGCACGTTCTCGCTCGACGGCGGTACGTGGGACGTGGACAACAACGTGTGGATCGTCGGGGACGACATCGAGGCCATCGTCATCGACGCCGCGCACGACGCCGACGCGATCCACGAGGCCCTGGACGGCCGGACGCTGCGCGCGATCATCTGCACCCACGCGCACAACGACCACATCGACGCCGCCCCCGCGCTCGCCAACCGCACCGGCGCGATGATCCACCTGCACCCGGACGACCTGCCGCTGTGGAAGCAGACCCACCCGGACCGGGCGCCGGACGAGTCGCTGGCCGACGGCCAGGTGCTGACCATCGGGGGCGTCGACCTGACCGTGCTGCACACCCCCGGCCACGCCCCGGGCGCGGTCTGCCTGTACGCGCCGGAGCTGGGCGAGCACGGCACGGTCTTCACCGGCGACACCCTCTTCCAGGGCGGCCCCGGCGCCACCGGCCGGTCCTTCTCCGACTTCCCGACCATCGTCGACTCGATCCGGGAGCGGCTGCTGACGCTGCCCCCGCGGACCGAGGTCCGTACCGGGCACGGCGACGGCACGACGATCGGCGCGGAGGCGCCGCACCTGGACGAGTGGATCAAGCGCGGGCACTGA
- a CDS encoding HAD family acid phosphatase: MRHPLLSRRRVRFGAAAVTAVVAGTAAFGVGQATAEHSVPRTDKEVPNLTQVQDKIKAYYGDTVTADGQHYASPRSNYAKQVRGITDSARDYLAKAAGKKHHGKPAIVLDMDDTTLLTYNYELQVGFHHTEAAQDKYLASTDMAPVFGMDRLVNWARGKGYEVFFVTGRKEAQRAWSVRNLKNVGYKVPLDRTHVYLKDKKNPPAYLPCGANCTTVQFKSGTRKHIEAQGYDIVANFGDQYSDLNGGYGDKTFKLPNPMYFLP, encoded by the coding sequence ATGCGCCACCCCCTCCTCTCCCGCCGCCGTGTCCGCTTCGGCGCCGCGGCCGTCACGGCGGTCGTCGCCGGTACCGCGGCGTTCGGCGTCGGCCAGGCCACCGCCGAACACTCCGTACCGCGTACGGACAAGGAGGTCCCGAACCTCACCCAGGTACAGGACAAGATCAAGGCGTACTACGGCGACACGGTGACCGCGGACGGGCAGCACTACGCCTCGCCCCGCAGCAACTACGCCAAGCAGGTGCGCGGCATCACCGACTCGGCCCGTGACTACCTGGCCAAGGCCGCCGGGAAGAAGCACCACGGCAAGCCCGCCATCGTCCTGGACATGGACGACACGACGCTGCTGACGTACAACTACGAGCTCCAGGTCGGCTTCCACCACACCGAGGCGGCCCAGGACAAGTACCTGGCGAGCACCGACATGGCGCCGGTCTTCGGCATGGACCGGCTCGTCAACTGGGCGCGCGGCAAGGGGTACGAGGTCTTCTTCGTCACCGGCCGCAAGGAGGCGCAGCGCGCGTGGAGCGTGCGCAACCTGAAGAACGTCGGCTACAAGGTGCCGCTGGATCGCACCCACGTCTACCTGAAGGACAAGAAGAACCCCCCGGCCTACCTGCCGTGCGGCGCCAACTGCACCACGGTCCAGTTCAAGTCCGGCACCCGCAAGCACATAGAGGCGCAGGGTTACGACATCGTCGCCAACTTCGGTGACCAGTACAGCGACCTGAACGGCGGCTACGGCGACAAGACGTTCAAGCTGCCGAACCCGATGTACTTCCTGCCCTGA